In one Oceanibaculum indicum P24 genomic region, the following are encoded:
- the mobB gene encoding molybdopterin-guanine dinucleotide biosynthesis protein B: MRIFGIAGWSGSGKTTLLTGLIPLIVRAGVTVSTVKHAHHAFDVDKPGKDSYRHREAGATEVMISSAARWALMHEHRGAPEPTLSDLIRNMTPVDLLLVEGFKHEGHEKLEVYRPSVGKPPLYREDSKVVAVASDAALADATVPVLPIDDLDAIARFILTHCGLAAR; the protein is encoded by the coding sequence ATGAGGATTTTCGGCATTGCCGGCTGGAGCGGCAGCGGCAAGACCACCCTGCTGACCGGCCTGATCCCGCTGATCGTGCGCGCCGGCGTCACGGTTTCCACGGTGAAGCACGCCCATCACGCCTTCGATGTGGACAAGCCCGGCAAGGATTCCTACCGCCACCGCGAGGCCGGCGCCACCGAGGTGATGATCAGTTCCGCCGCGCGCTGGGCCCTGATGCACGAGCATCGCGGCGCGCCGGAGCCGACGCTCTCCGACCTGATCCGCAACATGACGCCGGTGGACCTGCTGCTGGTCGAGGGCTTCAAGCATGAGGGCCACGAAAAGCTGGAGGTCTATCGCCCCTCGGTCGGCAAGCCGCCGCTCTACCGCGAGGATTCAAAGGTGGTGGCGGTCGCCAGCGATGCGGCATTGGCGGACGCAACAGTGCCGGTGCTGCCGATCGACGATCTGGACGCCATCGCCCGGTTCATTTTGACCCATTGCGGTCTGGCCGCGCGCTGA
- a CDS encoding molybdopterin molybdotransferase MoeA, giving the protein MAQLTDDCFAFGGRLVPVEEALADLRRRLTPLTDVETVPLRKALGRCLAEPLTARLDVPPHDNSAVDGYAVYFDDLPAEGEVRLPLAGRVAAGHTLDGPARRGTAIRIFTGAPMPYGDGDSGPDTVMMQEDCREEDGHVVIPAGIRRGANRRKAGEDVRQGDAILRRGQKLRPQDIGLAAAQGLTELAVHAPLRVAIFSTGDEVRDPPAPLPAGGIYDSNRFTLAALLDGMGCAVTDLGILPDDRQAITDALEKAAGSHDLLITSGGVSGGEEDHVKSAVEALGSLYFWRLAIKPGRPVALGQARGTAFIGLPGNPVAVMVTFLRVARPIIERLSGAEESDPKLFPVLAGFDYKKKQDRREYVRVRLERRGDGQLVAHRFEQDGAGVLSSMVAADGLVELPEEATRIAAGSVVPYLPFSEVGL; this is encoded by the coding sequence ATGGCACAGCTTACCGACGACTGCTTCGCCTTTGGCGGCCGACTGGTTCCGGTCGAGGAAGCGCTTGCCGATTTGCGCCGCCGGCTGACGCCGCTCACGGATGTCGAGACTGTGCCGTTGCGCAAAGCGCTGGGGCGCTGCCTCGCCGAACCGCTGACGGCGCGGCTGGATGTGCCGCCGCACGATAATTCCGCCGTCGATGGCTATGCCGTCTATTTCGACGATCTGCCGGCCGAGGGCGAGGTCCGGCTGCCGCTCGCCGGCCGCGTCGCTGCCGGCCACACGCTGGACGGCCCGGCCAGGCGCGGCACCGCCATCCGCATCTTCACCGGCGCACCGATGCCGTACGGCGACGGCGATAGTGGCCCCGACACAGTGATGATGCAGGAGGATTGCCGGGAGGAGGACGGGCATGTCGTCATTCCCGCTGGCATCAGACGCGGTGCCAACCGCCGCAAGGCCGGCGAGGATGTGCGGCAGGGCGATGCCATCCTGCGCCGGGGGCAGAAGCTGCGCCCGCAGGATATCGGCCTGGCCGCCGCGCAGGGGCTGACGGAACTGGCCGTGCATGCGCCGCTGCGCGTGGCGATCTTCTCCACCGGCGACGAGGTGCGCGATCCGCCTGCCCCGCTGCCCGCCGGCGGCATCTACGATTCCAACCGCTTCACCCTGGCGGCGCTGCTGGATGGCATGGGCTGCGCCGTCACCGACCTGGGCATCTTGCCCGACGACCGGCAGGCGATCACCGATGCGCTGGAGAAGGCTGCCGGGTCGCACGACCTGCTGATCACCTCGGGCGGTGTGTCTGGTGGCGAGGAGGATCATGTGAAATCCGCCGTCGAGGCGCTGGGCTCGCTCTATTTCTGGCGCCTTGCCATCAAGCCGGGACGCCCGGTGGCGCTGGGCCAGGCCCGGGGCACCGCCTTCATCGGCCTGCCCGGCAATCCGGTCGCGGTGATGGTCACCTTCCTGCGCGTCGCCCGGCCGATCATCGAGCGCCTGTCGGGGGCGGAGGAAAGCGACCCGAAGCTGTTTCCCGTCCTTGCCGGCTTCGACTACAAGAAGAAGCAGGACCGGCGCGAATATGTCCGCGTGCGGCTGGAGCGGCGCGGCGATGGCCAGCTTGTCGCCCACCGATTCGAACAGGACGGGGCCGGTGTGCTATCCTCCATGGTCGCCGCCGACGGGCTGGTTGAATTGCCCGAGGAGGCGACGCGGATCGCGGCTGGTTCCGTGGTTCCCTATCTGCCGTTCAGCGAGGTCGGACTGTGA
- the moaD gene encoding molybdopterin converting factor subunit 1 produces the protein MKLLYFAWVRQKIGTAEEEVTPPAEVTDVAGLLDWLKARGPGYAEALKDARVVKVAVNQEYVRPDHPLKPGDEVAIFPPVTGG, from the coding sequence GTGAAGCTGCTCTATTTCGCCTGGGTACGCCAGAAGATCGGCACTGCCGAGGAAGAGGTGACGCCCCCCGCCGAGGTTACCGATGTGGCCGGCCTGCTGGACTGGCTGAAGGCGCGCGGCCCCGGCTATGCCGAGGCGCTGAAGGATGCCCGCGTGGTGAAGGTCGCGGTTAACCAGGAATATGTCCGCCCCGACCATCCGCTGAAGCCGGGCGACGAGGTGGCGATCTTCCCGCCGGTGACGGGAGGCTGA
- a CDS encoding molybdenum cofactor biosynthesis protein MoaE encodes MIRVQREDFDIGAEIAALTDGNHAIGGVASFTGLVRDMAGDAGIGAMTLEHYPGMTEKALARIEAEAQERWPLQASLIIHRYGRLEPGDRIVLVVTASAHRQAAFDSAMFLMDYLKTQAPFWKLEETGEGAQWVDARESDDHALARWAPKTGKADAAE; translated from the coding sequence ATGATCCGTGTGCAGCGCGAGGATTTCGACATCGGCGCGGAGATTGCGGCGCTGACCGACGGCAACCATGCCATCGGCGGTGTGGCCAGCTTCACGGGCCTGGTGCGCGACATGGCCGGCGATGCCGGAATCGGCGCGATGACGCTGGAGCATTATCCCGGGATGACCGAGAAGGCGCTGGCCCGTATCGAGGCCGAAGCGCAGGAGCGCTGGCCGCTGCAGGCCAGCCTGATCATCCACCGCTATGGCCGTCTGGAGCCCGGCGACCGCATCGTGCTGGTGGTCACCGCCTCGGCGCACCGGCAGGCTGCCTTCGACTCTGCCATGTTCCTGATGGATTATCTGAAGACCCAAGCGCCGTTCTGGAAGCTGGAAGAAACCGGCGAGGGCGCGCAATGGGTCGATGCCCGCGAAAGCGACGATCACGCGCTTGCCCGCTGGGCGCCGAAGACCGGAAAAGCCGACGCCGCGGAATAG
- a CDS encoding Thivi_2564 family membrane protein: MILTLVIIGVVLWAVNRYIPMDHKIKSILNIVVVILVVIWLLRLFGVLGGSVPTIN, from the coding sequence TTGATTCTTACTCTTGTGATCATTGGCGTCGTGCTGTGGGCGGTGAACCGCTACATCCCGATGGACCACAAGATCAAGTCGATCCTAAACATCGTCGTGGTGATTCTGGTGGTGATCTGGCTGCTGCGCCTGTTCGGCGTGCTGGGCGGCAGCGTCCCGACGATCAACTGA
- a CDS encoding NAD(P)H-dependent flavin oxidoreductase: MPIRTRLTERLDLRHPVLLAPMALVSGGALASAVTGAGGLGMIGGGYGDADWLRRELAAAGNQRVGCGFITWSLAQQPQLLDLALEHRPAAVMLSFGDPAPFAPKVKAAGIPLVCQVQTLGHAREALAAGADILVAQGTEAGGHGATRGTIALVPAVVDLARRGAPQTLVLAAGGIADGRGLAAALMLGADGILAGTRFYAATESLAPDAVKRRITEIGGDDTLRTSVFDIVREKDWPKPFTIRGARNALTAEWQGREAALVAEGKAAVESYNQAIAAQDLEIMGVFAGEGADLIADVAPAATLLERMVGEAEAALGSAAGLLA; the protein is encoded by the coding sequence ATGCCGATCCGCACCCGCCTGACTGAGCGCCTCGATCTGCGCCATCCCGTATTGCTGGCGCCGATGGCACTGGTTTCCGGCGGGGCACTGGCATCCGCCGTCACCGGCGCCGGCGGGTTGGGCATGATCGGCGGCGGCTATGGCGATGCGGACTGGCTGCGACGTGAGCTGGCGGCGGCCGGCAACCAGCGCGTGGGCTGCGGTTTCATCACCTGGTCGCTGGCGCAGCAGCCACAGCTGCTGGATCTGGCGTTGGAGCACCGGCCGGCGGCGGTCATGCTGTCCTTCGGCGATCCGGCTCCCTTCGCGCCGAAGGTGAAGGCGGCCGGCATCCCGCTGGTCTGTCAGGTGCAGACTTTGGGCCATGCGCGCGAGGCGCTGGCGGCCGGCGCCGATATTCTGGTGGCGCAAGGCACGGAGGCCGGCGGCCATGGGGCGACGCGCGGCACCATCGCGCTGGTGCCGGCGGTGGTCGATCTGGCGCGCCGGGGCGCGCCGCAAACGCTGGTGCTGGCGGCGGGCGGTATCGCCGACGGGCGCGGCCTCGCGGCGGCGCTGATGCTGGGGGCGGATGGCATTCTCGCCGGCACGCGGTTCTACGCCGCCACCGAATCGCTGGCGCCGGACGCGGTGAAGCGGCGGATTACTGAAATCGGCGGTGACGATACGCTGCGCACCAGTGTGTTCGACATCGTGCGAGAAAAGGACTGGCCGAAGCCCTTCACCATCCGTGGCGCGCGCAATGCGCTGACGGCGGAATGGCAGGGGCGGGAAGCGGCACTGGTCGCCGAGGGCAAGGCCGCAGTGGAAAGCTACAACCAGGCCATCGCGGCACAGGATCTGGAAATCATGGGGGTGTTCGCCGGAGAGGGGGCCGATCTGATTGCCGATGTGGCGCCGGCCGCCACTCTCCTGGAACGCATGGTGGGGGAGGCTGAGGCGGCGCTGGGGAGCGCCGCCGGCCTGCTTGCCTAG
- a CDS encoding PAS domain-containing protein yields the protein MVHDKRNRRVTVQGASGGVYRMADRLPENIDPLLRQILDYFLGHYRENGRVIRKAEIDPLAFHRALPKVWIYERMAKDEFICRLAGDDVRSMYDRPIVGCSLAKLIRTPNAPDVMAHHEAILSIPGIGYMTGRVYLQSLERFGVGERLLLPALGADGTPRFVWGATSYHFDTVGQDAILEQPNRLLIPLASLSDDPS from the coding sequence ATGGTCCATGACAAGCGCAATCGGCGGGTGACGGTTCAGGGTGCCAGCGGCGGCGTCTACCGGATGGCTGACCGGCTGCCGGAGAATATCGACCCCTTGCTGCGGCAGATACTGGATTACTTTCTGGGTCATTACCGGGAAAACGGACGGGTCATCCGCAAGGCGGAGATCGATCCGCTCGCCTTTCACCGTGCCCTGCCCAAGGTCTGGATCTATGAGCGGATGGCGAAGGACGAGTTCATCTGCCGCCTGGCAGGCGACGATGTGCGCAGCATGTATGACCGGCCGATTGTCGGCTGCTCCCTCGCGAAGCTGATCCGGACGCCGAACGCGCCGGATGTCATGGCGCATCACGAGGCCATCCTGTCGATACCGGGCATTGGCTATATGACCGGCCGGGTCTATCTGCAGAGCCTGGAGCGCTTCGGCGTCGGCGAGCGGCTGCTGCTGCCGGCGCTAGGCGCGGACGGTACTCCCCGCTTCGTCTGGGGGGCGACCAGCTACCATTTCGATACGGTGGGCCAGGATGCGATCCTGGAGCAGCCGAACCGTCTGCTGATCCCGCTTGCCAGCCTTTCTGACGATCCTTCCTGA
- a CDS encoding PhoX family protein → MSAYELDYPDHTQSPDHQPGDEPRCNLSANETFHDVLETRLKRRSVLVGGLATAVGALFVGTALNSVARVAGAQAATGGLVGFQPVPVSTADTVVVPKGYKVQVLAPWGTPISGTMPTFGPSRSGADQAHQIGMHHDGMHFFPIDGSSTDGLLVMNHEYVEPRFLHAARYAGQELKSDEVMVTDGKRPDDDVLKEMNAHGVSVVRVKRGADGTWSVVADPHNRRITGLTPMEVTGPVRGTAHVVTKYSPDGTRTRGTLNNCANGYTPWNTYLAAEENWAGYFRNGDQQDQKPNLPREQARYGVKAGGMSRYGWELAAGGAEEYRRFDASQTGNSAAEDYRNEPNCFGWVVEIDPFDPGKAPVKRTHLGRFAHEGVVFAPAVAGKPVVAYSGDDARFEYIYKFVSARPYDPATASGALLDEGTLYVARFNEDGSGDWLALAPGQNGLTPQNGFTGLADILVNTRLAADRAGATKMDRPEWGAVDPRTGAVYFTLTNNSRRTEEQVHPANPRAKNNYGHIVRWTEAKGDHAATSFQWDIFVLGGDEQAGRGPNGQKLTADNILACPDGLWFDAEARLWIQTDIGESAQNKGDMAVMGNNQMLCADPATGEMRRFLTGPIGQEITGITGTPDGRTIFVNVQHPGATTSPKDWAAGKLASHWPEGGSALPRSATLVISREDGGVVGS, encoded by the coding sequence ATGAGCGCCTACGAACTGGATTACCCGGATCACACCCAGTCCCCCGACCATCAGCCTGGCGACGAGCCGCGCTGCAACCTGTCAGCCAACGAGACCTTCCATGATGTGCTGGAAACCCGGCTGAAGCGCCGCAGCGTGCTGGTCGGCGGCCTTGCCACCGCCGTTGGCGCGCTGTTCGTCGGTACCGCGCTGAATAGTGTTGCCCGCGTGGCCGGCGCGCAGGCCGCCACCGGTGGTCTGGTGGGTTTCCAGCCGGTGCCGGTCAGCACCGCCGATACGGTGGTGGTGCCGAAGGGCTACAAAGTGCAGGTGCTGGCCCCGTGGGGCACACCGATCTCCGGCACCATGCCGACCTTCGGCCCGTCCAGAAGCGGCGCCGACCAGGCGCATCAGATCGGCATGCATCATGACGGCATGCATTTCTTCCCGATCGACGGCAGCTCGACCGACGGGCTGCTGGTGATGAACCATGAATATGTCGAGCCGCGCTTCCTGCATGCCGCGCGCTATGCCGGGCAGGAGCTGAAGTCCGACGAGGTCATGGTCACGGACGGCAAGCGGCCGGACGATGATGTGCTGAAGGAAATGAATGCGCATGGCGTGTCCGTGGTGCGCGTGAAGCGCGGTGCCGATGGCACCTGGTCGGTGGTGGCCGATCCGCACAACCGCCGCATCACCGGCCTGACGCCGATGGAGGTCACCGGCCCGGTGCGCGGCACGGCCCATGTCGTCACCAAATACAGCCCGGACGGCACACGCACGCGCGGCACGCTGAACAATTGCGCCAATGGCTACACGCCCTGGAACACCTATCTGGCGGCCGAGGAGAACTGGGCCGGCTATTTCCGCAATGGCGACCAGCAGGACCAGAAGCCGAACCTGCCACGCGAACAGGCCCGCTATGGCGTGAAGGCCGGCGGCATGTCGCGCTATGGCTGGGAGCTGGCAGCCGGCGGCGCCGAAGAATACCGGCGCTTCGATGCCAGCCAGACCGGCAACAGCGCGGCGGAAGATTACCGCAACGAGCCGAATTGCTTCGGCTGGGTTGTCGAGATTGACCCGTTCGACCCCGGCAAGGCGCCGGTGAAGCGCACCCATCTCGGCCGCTTCGCGCATGAGGGCGTGGTGTTCGCCCCGGCGGTCGCCGGCAAGCCGGTAGTCGCCTATTCCGGCGACGATGCCCGCTTTGAATATATCTACAAGTTCGTCTCCGCCCGGCCCTATGACCCGGCCACGGCCAGCGGCGCGCTGCTGGACGAGGGCACGCTGTATGTCGCGCGCTTCAATGAAGATGGCAGCGGCGACTGGCTGGCGCTGGCGCCGGGCCAGAACGGGCTGACGCCGCAGAATGGTTTCACTGGCCTGGCCGACATCCTGGTGAATACCCGCCTCGCCGCCGACAGGGCCGGGGCCACCAAGATGGACCGGCCGGAATGGGGCGCCGTCGATCCGCGCACCGGGGCGGTCTATTTCACGCTGACCAACAACAGCCGGCGGACGGAGGAGCAGGTGCATCCCGCCAACCCGCGCGCCAAGAACAATTATGGCCATATCGTGCGCTGGACCGAGGCGAAGGGCGACCATGCCGCCACCAGCTTCCAATGGGACATCTTCGTGCTGGGCGGCGATGAGCAGGCCGGGCGCGGCCCGAACGGCCAGAAGCTGACCGCCGACAATATCCTCGCCTGCCCCGACGGGCTGTGGTTCGACGCCGAGGCCCGGCTGTGGATTCAGACCGATATCGGCGAGAGCGCGCAGAACAAGGGCGACATGGCGGTCATGGGCAACAACCAGATGCTGTGCGCCGATCCCGCGACCGGCGAGATGCGCCGCTTCCTGACCGGCCCCATTGGGCAGGAGATCACCGGCATCACCGGCACGCCGGACGGTCGCACCATCTTCGTGAATGTGCAGCACCCCGGCGCCACCACCTCGCCCAAGGACTGGGCCGCCGGCAAGCTCGCCAGCCACTGGCCGGAGGGCGGCAGCGCCCTCCCGCGCTCGGCAACGCTGGTGATTTCCCGCGAGGATGGCGGCGTGGTCGGCTCCTGA
- a CDS encoding MBL fold metallo-hydrolase, producing MPAAAAAAVLGVMVAGAAHAATVKITPLGSHDGEFCSFDRAMVFEDPDGTRILYDAGRTVAGAEDPRLGKIDAVLVSHMHGDHVGDRHIPAAGAGACGRPDIATVALPDTLSVKIAAAKNAKIVTGSEMPSFFAAKLKEVGADPQNSQLVRFGASRKVGGVTITTVPAAHSNGIAPGMIGGPFAEMLSKAGLTAYAGPPTGYVLTFSNGLVAYLSGDTGVTAEQQVVVGDQYKAKLVVMNIGDTFTTGPTEAAYVVNELIKPAAVIPSHANQPSTEGGKLIAGSRTDIFAKAVSAPVHLPLSGRTMVFDGAGKCVSGC from the coding sequence GTGCCCGCCGCGGCGGCCGCCGCGGTGCTGGGCGTCATGGTTGCGGGCGCGGCACATGCCGCGACGGTGAAGATCACGCCGCTGGGCAGCCATGACGGTGAGTTCTGCAGCTTCGACCGGGCGATGGTGTTCGAGGACCCGGATGGCACGCGCATTCTCTATGACGCCGGGCGCACGGTCGCCGGTGCGGAGGATCCCCGCCTCGGCAAGATCGACGCCGTGCTGGTCAGCCACATGCATGGCGACCATGTCGGCGACCGGCACATTCCGGCAGCCGGGGCAGGGGCCTGCGGCCGGCCGGACATCGCCACCGTGGCGCTGCCCGACACGCTGTCGGTGAAGATCGCCGCCGCCAAGAACGCCAAGATCGTGACCGGCAGCGAGATGCCGTCCTTCTTTGCCGCCAAGCTGAAGGAGGTGGGCGCCGACCCGCAGAATTCGCAGCTGGTGCGCTTCGGCGCCTCGCGCAAGGTCGGCGGTGTCACCATCACCACCGTGCCGGCGGCGCATTCCAATGGCATCGCGCCGGGCATGATCGGCGGCCCGTTCGCCGAGATGCTCTCCAAGGCCGGGCTGACCGCCTATGCCGGCCCGCCGACCGGCTATGTGCTGACCTTCAGCAACGGCCTTGTCGCCTACCTGTCCGGCGATACCGGCGTCACCGCCGAGCAGCAGGTGGTGGTCGGCGACCAGTACAAGGCGAAGCTGGTGGTGATGAATATCGGCGACACCTTCACCACCGGCCCGACCGAGGCGGCCTATGTGGTGAACGAGCTGATCAAGCCGGCGGCGGTCATTCCGTCGCACGCCAACCAGCCCTCCACCGAGGGCGGCAAGCTGATCGCCGGCAGCCGCACCGACATCTTCGCCAAGGCGGTGTCGGCGCCGGTGCACCTGCCGCTGTCGGGCCGGACGATGGTGTTCGACGGCGCGGGAAAGTGCGTCTCGGGCTGCTGA
- a CDS encoding universal stress protein has translation MTKLLVLIDGSIYTQSVCDHAAWVAARTKASVDLLHVLGRRTVSSVPADFSGNLNADARDTLLAELAGLDEQQAKLAQKRGRLILEEAKARLTQAGIADVTTKLRNGDLLETVQEFEPEADLILIGKRGEAADFASLHLGSNLERVVRASHKPVLVASRAFRPVGSFLIAYDGGASADKAVDHIAQGHLFPSLACRLLMAGQPDSAMTAKLEAAAAKLRAAGYGVTAGVEAGQPDAVIARTIEQEGIGLLVMGAYGHSRIRTLIIGSTTTEMIRSCLVPVMLFR, from the coding sequence ATGACCAAGCTGCTCGTGCTGATAGACGGCTCGATCTATACGCAAAGCGTGTGCGACCACGCCGCCTGGGTGGCGGCGCGTACGAAAGCCTCGGTCGATCTGCTGCATGTGCTGGGCCGGCGCACAGTGTCCAGTGTGCCGGCGGATTTCAGCGGCAATCTGAATGCCGATGCGCGCGACACGCTGCTCGCCGAGCTCGCCGGCCTCGACGAACAGCAGGCGAAGCTGGCACAGAAGCGCGGCCGGCTGATCCTGGAGGAGGCGAAAGCCCGCCTGACGCAGGCCGGCATCGCCGACGTGACGACCAAACTGCGCAATGGCGACCTGCTGGAGACGGTGCAGGAGTTCGAGCCGGAGGCCGACCTGATCCTGATCGGCAAGCGCGGCGAGGCGGCGGATTTCGCCAGCCTGCATCTGGGCTCCAACCTGGAGCGCGTGGTGCGCGCCTCGCACAAGCCGGTGCTGGTCGCCTCGCGCGCCTTCAGGCCAGTCGGCAGCTTCCTGATCGCATATGATGGCGGGGCGAGCGCCGACAAGGCGGTGGACCATATCGCGCAGGGCCATCTCTTCCCCAGCCTCGCCTGCCGGTTGCTGATGGCCGGCCAGCCGGATAGTGCGATGACGGCGAAGCTGGAGGCAGCGGCGGCGAAGCTGCGCGCCGCCGGCTATGGCGTGACCGCCGGTGTCGAGGCCGGCCAGCCGGATGCGGTGATCGCCCGCACCATCGAGCAGGAGGGTATCGGCCTGCTGGTGATGGGCGCCTACGGCCATTCCCGCATCCGCACCCTGATCATCGGCAGCACCACGACGGAGATGATCCGCTCCTGTCTCGTTCCGGTCATGCTGTTTCGCTAA
- a CDS encoding SulP family inorganic anion transporter, with translation MTRLSLPHDFFGRLRHEWFGNIRGDVLAGLVVALALIPEAIAFSIIAGVDPKIGLYASFSIAVIIAIVGGRPGMISAATAATAVLMVTLVKEHGLQYLLAATVLAGLIQILAGILKLNYVMRFVSRSVMTGFVNALAILIFLAQLPELIGVPWLTYVMVAGGLAIIYLFPRLTRIVPSPLVCILVLTGLSIGLGLEVRTVGDMGELPSTLPFFLIPDIPLTLETLWIILPYSAGIAGVGLLESLMTASIVDELTDTPSDKRRECIGQGLANTATGFIGGMAGCAMIGQSIINVKSGGRGRLSCFCAGIFLLFLIVVLGDWVKQIPMAALVAIMIMVSIGTFSWVSIRNLKDHPRSSSIVMLATVVTVVATHNLAIGVLVGVLLSGIFFAWKIAQIFRVSSTLSGDGAARTYIVEGQLFFASVEDFAAAFDFKEALEKVTIDLSRAHIWDISSVAAVDTVVLKFRREGAEVELIGLNKASETIVDRLGIHDKPGALERLMGH, from the coding sequence TTGACGCGACTTTCCCTTCCGCATGATTTTTTCGGACGGCTGCGCCATGAATGGTTCGGCAATATCCGCGGCGACGTGCTCGCCGGTCTGGTGGTGGCGCTGGCGCTGATCCCCGAAGCCATCGCCTTTTCCATCATCGCCGGTGTCGATCCGAAGATCGGGCTCTACGCCTCCTTCTCGATCGCCGTCATCATCGCCATCGTTGGCGGTCGGCCGGGCATGATCTCGGCGGCCACCGCCGCGACCGCCGTGCTGATGGTCACGCTGGTGAAGGAACACGGGCTGCAATATCTGCTGGCCGCCACGGTGCTGGCCGGGCTGATCCAGATACTGGCCGGCATATTGAAGCTGAACTATGTCATGCGCTTCGTTTCGCGCTCGGTGATGACCGGATTCGTGAACGCGCTGGCGATCCTGATCTTCCTGGCGCAGCTGCCGGAGCTGATCGGCGTGCCGTGGCTGACCTATGTGATGGTCGCCGGCGGGCTAGCCATCATCTACCTGTTTCCGCGCCTGACCCGCATCGTGCCGTCGCCGCTGGTCTGCATCCTGGTGCTGACCGGCCTGTCCATCGGGCTGGGACTGGAGGTGCGCACGGTCGGCGACATGGGCGAGCTGCCCTCGACGCTGCCCTTCTTCCTGATCCCCGACATCCCGCTGACGCTGGAGACGCTGTGGATCATCCTGCCCTATTCGGCGGGCATCGCCGGTGTCGGCCTGCTGGAATCGCTGATGACCGCCTCCATCGTGGATGAGCTGACGGATACGCCCAGCGACAAGCGCCGCGAATGTATCGGCCAGGGCCTCGCCAATACCGCCACCGGCTTCATCGGCGGCATGGCGGGCTGCGCGATGATCGGCCAGTCGATCATCAATGTGAAATCCGGCGGGCGCGGGCGGCTGTCCTGCTTCTGCGCCGGCATCTTCCTGCTGTTCCTGATCGTGGTGCTGGGCGACTGGGTGAAGCAGATCCCGATGGCCGCCTTGGTCGCCATCATGATCATGGTGTCCATCGGCACCTTCTCCTGGGTCTCGATCCGCAATCTGAAGGATCATCCGCGCAGCTCCAGCATCGTCATGCTGGCGACTGTGGTGACCGTGGTGGCGACGCACAACCTCGCCATCGGGGTGCTGGTCGGCGTGCTGCTGTCGGGCATCTTCTTCGCCTGGAAGATCGCGCAGATCTTCCGCGTCAGCTCGACCCTGTCCGGAGATGGCGCGGCGCGCACCTATATCGTGGAGGGCCAGCTGTTCTTCGCCTCGGTCGAGGATTTCGCCGCCGCCTTCGACTTCAAGGAGGCGCTGGAGAAGGTCACCATCGACCTCAGCCGCGCGCATATCTGGGACATCTCCAGCGTCGCCGCGGTGGATACCGTCGTGCTTAAATTCCGCCGCGAAGGGGCCGAGGTCGAGCTGATCGGCCTCAACAAGGCCAGCGAGACCATCGTCGACAGGCTCGGCATCCACGACAAGCCCGGCGCGCTCGAACGCCTGATGGGGCACTGA
- a CDS encoding SDR family NAD(P)-dependent oxidoreductase: MRRILVTGSGSGIGAATARQLAGPNTSIVLHALKNREGCERVAAELRAKGAETHIVLADLTQAAEADRLIDEAVSALGGLDVLVANAGFPELKRFGALERADLDRCYNIILGGLFQMANRALPALKLSQDGRIVAISTLNAHVFRPNYPLCPASASAKAGSEALIRALAVELAPYKVTANCVAPGLILKDADTEQFYDDAEMKPLIEHIPLGRPGEPAEVAAMIGFLCSPAASYVTGQVIHVNGGIV; encoded by the coding sequence ATGAGGCGCATTCTGGTGACAGGGTCGGGCAGCGGCATCGGCGCGGCGACGGCGCGGCAACTGGCCGGGCCTAATACATCGATCGTGCTGCACGCGCTGAAGAACCGGGAGGGCTGCGAACGCGTCGCGGCGGAGCTGCGGGCGAAGGGGGCCGAGACCCATATCGTGCTGGCGGACCTCACGCAGGCGGCGGAGGCCGACCGGCTGATCGACGAGGCGGTCTCGGCGCTGGGCGGGCTGGACGTGCTGGTCGCCAATGCAGGCTTTCCGGAGCTGAAGCGCTTCGGCGCGCTGGAACGGGCCGATCTCGACCGCTGCTACAACATCATTCTGGGCGGGCTGTTCCAGATGGCGAATCGGGCGCTGCCGGCGCTGAAACTGTCGCAGGACGGGCGGATCGTCGCCATCAGCACGCTGAACGCGCATGTGTTCCGCCCGAACTATCCGCTGTGCCCGGCCTCGGCCTCGGCCAAGGCGGGGTCGGAGGCGCTGATCCGCGCGCTGGCGGTGGAGCTGGCGCCCTACAAGGTGACGGCCAATTGCGTGGCGCCGGGGCTGATCCTTAAGGATGCCGATACCGAGCAGTTCTACGATGATGCGGAGATGAAGCCGCTGATCGAGCATATCCCGCTCGGCCGTCCGGGGGAGCCGGCGGAGGTGGCGGCGATGATCGGCTTCCTGTGCAGCCCGGCGGCGTCCTACGTCACCGGGCAGGTTATCCATGTGAATGGCGGCATCGTTTAG